A genomic region of uncultured Roseibium sp. contains the following coding sequences:
- a CDS encoding carbohydrate ABC transporter permease: MNENLQYRIRARLLKALHFVTLFIAMAIICVPGLWVVLNSFRPTVEIMAKPPVWVPGDLNLDNYRAMFGAVGEGGVPVLQYFTNSLIISVTSTLIAILVGMAGGYAFARYRFKGKASIFIGLMLTRAVPGVSLSLPLFIVMAKTGLIDTHMGLILVYVALNVPFTIWLIDGFFRQVPVELAEAAEIDGCTRWQAFWKVEFPVARAGVASAGIFAFLTSWNEYALASQLTRSTFSKTMPVGLRDFTSEFTINWGGMCALAVLMIIPALILTFLVQKHLIAGLTFGGVKG; this comes from the coding sequence ATGAATGAAAATCTTCAATACCGGATTCGGGCGCGCCTTCTGAAGGCGCTGCACTTCGTGACGCTGTTCATCGCGATGGCCATCATCTGCGTCCCGGGTCTGTGGGTGGTTCTCAACTCCTTCCGTCCGACCGTCGAGATCATGGCCAAGCCGCCCGTCTGGGTGCCCGGCGACCTCAACCTCGATAATTACCGAGCCATGTTCGGCGCGGTCGGCGAAGGCGGCGTGCCGGTGCTGCAGTACTTCACCAACTCCCTGATCATTTCGGTTACCTCGACACTGATCGCGATCCTGGTCGGCATGGCCGGCGGATATGCCTTCGCCCGCTACCGGTTCAAGGGCAAGGCATCCATCTTCATCGGCCTGATGCTGACGCGGGCGGTGCCGGGCGTTTCCCTGTCCCTGCCGCTCTTTATCGTCATGGCGAAGACAGGGCTGATCGACACGCATATGGGGCTGATCCTGGTCTATGTGGCGCTGAACGTGCCCTTTACCATCTGGCTGATCGACGGTTTCTTCCGCCAGGTGCCGGTGGAACTTGCCGAAGCGGCGGAAATCGACGGGTGCACGCGCTGGCAGGCGTTCTGGAAGGTGGAGTTTCCGGTGGCCCGTGCTGGTGTCGCATCGGCCGGCATATTCGCCTTCCTCACCAGCTGGAACGAATATGCGCTGGCCAGCCAGCTGACCCGGTCAACCTTTTCAAAGACCATGCCGGTGGGCCTTCGGGATTTCACCAGCGAGTTCACCATCAACTGGGGAGGGATGTGTGCGCTTGCGGTGCTGATGATCATACCGGCACTGATCCTCACCTTCCTGGTCCAGAAACACCTTATTGCCGGCCTGACCTTCGGCGGCGTCAAAGGATAA
- a CDS encoding extracellular solute-binding protein: MGNHRLKSLLCATALVAVAGNAAAGEFDGVTLQAKLIGGQQYEALYARIGEWEEKTGAQVDVISKKNHFELDKEFKSDLAAGTLGWCVGSNHSSFASQYPSLYTDLTPYLTADFIGEYVPSNIAASKIGDALVMLPRAQFDVSALYYLKSIYEDEDNKAAYKAKTGRDLAPPDTWDEYKEQAIFFTDAPNFYGTQYAGKDEAIVGRFYELVIAEGGQLFNDDWSPAFNSDAGKRALKWFVDLYEAGAVPPGTTSYLWDDLGQGFASGTIALNLDWPGWAGFFNGEDSSKAAGDVGVKVQPAGTAGVRTGWSGHHGFSVTESCDNKEAAASLVAWLTNEDSQKLESSAGPLPTRTAVWDHVVSSAEGDAYRTEVLKAFQAAASHAFPAPQTPYWIEATNLIYPELQAAILGDKSIDDALNDASEAVDEMMQENGVY; the protein is encoded by the coding sequence ATGGGTAATCACAGACTTAAATCGCTGCTGTGCGCGACCGCGCTGGTGGCTGTTGCCGGCAATGCTGCTGCCGGTGAATTCGATGGAGTGACGCTGCAGGCCAAGCTGATCGGCGGCCAGCAATACGAGGCGCTCTACGCACGCATCGGCGAGTGGGAAGAAAAGACCGGTGCGCAAGTCGACGTCATTTCAAAGAAAAACCATTTTGAACTCGACAAAGAATTCAAGTCCGACCTGGCTGCGGGCACGCTTGGCTGGTGCGTCGGCTCCAATCACTCCTCGTTTGCGTCCCAGTACCCGAGCCTCTACACGGATCTGACGCCCTACCTGACAGCCGACTTCATCGGGGAATACGTTCCGTCCAACATCGCCGCCTCCAAGATCGGGGACGCGCTGGTGATGCTGCCGCGCGCGCAGTTCGACGTGTCGGCGCTCTATTACCTGAAGTCCATCTACGAGGATGAGGACAACAAGGCCGCCTACAAGGCGAAGACGGGCCGTGATCTTGCTCCGCCCGACACCTGGGACGAGTACAAGGAACAGGCGATCTTCTTCACCGATGCCCCGAATTTCTACGGCACGCAATATGCCGGCAAGGACGAGGCAATCGTCGGCCGCTTCTACGAGCTGGTCATTGCCGAAGGCGGGCAACTCTTCAACGACGACTGGTCGCCTGCCTTCAATTCGGACGCCGGCAAGCGTGCGCTCAAGTGGTTCGTTGACCTCTATGAGGCCGGTGCCGTTCCTCCCGGCACGACCTCCTATCTCTGGGACGATCTCGGACAGGGCTTTGCGTCCGGAACGATCGCGCTGAACCTGGACTGGCCGGGCTGGGCCGGTTTCTTCAACGGCGAGGATTCCTCCAAGGCGGCCGGAGATGTCGGGGTCAAGGTTCAGCCTGCAGGCACCGCCGGCGTGCGCACCGGCTGGTCCGGGCACCACGGCTTTTCGGTCACGGAATCCTGTGACAACAAGGAAGCCGCCGCGTCCCTGGTTGCCTGGCTGACCAATGAAGACAGCCAGAAACTGGAAAGCTCCGCCGGTCCTCTGCCGACGCGGACCGCCGTCTGGGACCATGTTGTTTCCTCAGCAGAGGGCGACGCCTACCGGACCGAGGTGCTGAAGGCCTTCCAGGCCGCCGCCTCGCATGCGTTCCCGGCGCCGCAGACGCCTTACTGGATCGAAGCGACCAACCTCATCTATCCAGAGCTGCAGGCCGCCATCCTCGGCGACAAGTCGATCGACGATGCGTTGAACGATGCTTCTGAAGCCGTGGATGAAATGATGCAGGAGAACGGCGTCTACTGA
- a CDS encoding mandelate racemase/muconate lactonizing enzyme family protein, with protein MAEIRNVRIYMADLKPKVKRVDAIQSFVSQETPFVEITDADGVSGRGYSYTIGQGGPAVMALLSQTLVPQLIGREAEEIERIWRDLLFSTHATAVGAITSLALAAIDTALWDLRCKRARLPLWRMLGGAKDRVPMYTTEGGWLHIETQALVDDALAAQAMGFAGSKIKIGRPHLSEDRARLKAVREAVGDAYEIMVDANQCFSRAEATRRARVLEEFNIGWFEEPMPADDVMEHARLAAHTSVPIAVGESLYSLSQFKDYLVSGAAGIVQADVARIGGITPWMKVAHLAEAHNVPVCPHFLMELHVSLVCAIPNAPWLEYIPQLDSLTGSGMRMEAGSAIPSNTPGLGIDWDGEKLAAARIAPFDAEFSK; from the coding sequence ATGGCCGAGATCAGAAACGTCCGCATCTACATGGCCGACCTGAAGCCGAAGGTGAAACGGGTCGATGCCATACAGAGCTTCGTCAGCCAGGAGACACCCTTTGTCGAGATCACCGATGCCGACGGTGTCTCGGGGCGCGGCTACAGCTATACGATCGGCCAGGGCGGGCCGGCTGTCATGGCGCTGCTGAGCCAAACCCTCGTGCCGCAGCTGATCGGCCGGGAAGCCGAGGAGATCGAGCGGATCTGGCGCGATCTCCTGTTCTCGACACATGCGACGGCGGTCGGTGCCATCACGTCTCTGGCGCTTGCCGCGATCGACACGGCTCTCTGGGACCTGCGCTGCAAGCGTGCGCGGCTGCCGCTCTGGCGCATGCTTGGCGGAGCGAAAGACCGGGTGCCCATGTACACGACTGAGGGCGGCTGGCTTCATATCGAGACGCAGGCTCTGGTGGACGATGCGCTTGCGGCCCAGGCGATGGGATTTGCCGGTTCGAAGATCAAGATCGGCCGGCCGCATCTGAGTGAGGACCGCGCGCGCCTCAAGGCCGTGCGCGAGGCGGTGGGCGATGCCTACGAGATCATGGTCGACGCAAACCAGTGCTTCTCGCGCGCCGAGGCGACCCGCCGTGCCCGGGTCCTGGAGGAGTTCAATATCGGCTGGTTCGAAGAACCGATGCCGGCCGACGACGTCATGGAGCATGCGCGGCTGGCCGCCCATACATCCGTTCCGATTGCGGTGGGGGAGAGCCTCTATTCTCTGAGCCAGTTCAAGGATTATCTGGTGAGCGGCGCGGCCGGTATCGTCCAGGCGGATGTTGCGCGGATCGGCGGCATCACGCCCTGGATGAAGGTTGCCCATCTGGCCGAGGCCCACAACGTTCCGGTCTGCCCGCATTTCCTGATGGAGCTTCATGTCAGTCTCGTCTGCGCGATCCCGAACGCGCCCTGGCTTGAATACATCCCGCAGCTCGACAGTCTCACCGGATCGGGGATGCGCATGGAGGCAGGCAGCGCCATTCCGTCAAACACGCCGGGTCTCGGGATCGACTGGGACGGGGAAAAACTGGCCGCCGCCCGGATCGCACCGTTCGATGCCGAATTCTCAAAGTAG
- a CDS encoding amidohydrolase has translation MLFDTHLHLIYRDRLDYPWLSDVEALNQDSRFDAYTRNAGRLGIEGCLHMEVDVAEQLIEDETRMIEELMAEPDSLLRGAISSCRPENAGFPAFLERAASNPGVKGLRRVLHVVPDETSTTVTFRDNIKSMAGTGLTFDLCVFPRQHGLALELVDHCPDVQFVLDHCGVPDVAAQSFDPWRAGIRALAERPNVAAKISGVIAYGDPDTWTLEDIRPYVDETVEAFGTDRIVWGSDSPVCNLGGGLAIWVAATHNLTAGWSDDERNALYRLNACRLWQL, from the coding sequence ATGCTGTTCGATACACACCTGCATCTCATTTACCGGGACCGGCTGGACTATCCCTGGCTGAGCGACGTCGAAGCTCTGAACCAGGACAGCCGGTTCGACGCTTACACACGCAACGCCGGCCGCCTCGGGATCGAGGGGTGCCTGCACATGGAAGTGGACGTCGCCGAACAGCTGATTGAAGACGAAACCCGGATGATCGAGGAGTTGATGGCTGAGCCGGACAGCCTGTTGCGCGGTGCCATTTCCTCCTGCCGCCCGGAGAACGCCGGCTTTCCGGCCTTTCTGGAACGCGCGGCAAGCAATCCCGGCGTCAAGGGTCTGAGGCGCGTGCTTCATGTCGTTCCCGACGAAACGAGCACAACGGTAACCTTCCGCGACAACATCAAGAGCATGGCGGGAACGGGACTGACCTTTGATCTGTGCGTGTTCCCGCGGCAGCATGGCCTGGCCCTGGAGCTGGTCGACCATTGCCCCGATGTTCAGTTTGTCCTCGATCACTGCGGCGTTCCCGATGTTGCCGCGCAGTCTTTCGACCCCTGGCGGGCAGGCATCAGGGCACTGGCCGAGAGGCCGAACGTGGCCGCCAAGATTTCCGGGGTTATTGCCTATGGCGATCCGGACACATGGACCCTTGAGGACATAAGACCCTATGTCGACGAAACCGTGGAGGCATTCGGCACCGACCGGATTGTCTGGGGCTCCGACAGCCCGGTCTGTAATCTCGGGGGCGGTCTCGCGATCTGGGTGGCCGCCACGCACAACCTGACCGCTGGTTGGTCTGATGACGAAAGAAACGCGCTTTATCGTCTCAACGCTTGCAGGCTGTGGCAGCTCTAA
- a CDS encoding IclR family transcriptional regulator: MSEKVKDNKESGEADPNLKYSAPALSKGLDILELLAEQSQGLKKAEIAQALNRSISEIYRMLAVLQSRGYVMLDTASERYSLTMRMFELSHRFPPTKRLTAVAGEIMEETAIRLNQSVHLAILNGSEILVIAQVDPPGNNITSVRLGARVPMVFTSSGACLSYQMTREKRAQLCSKNPNFTQEALEVFEDTVRQATETGVCQSPSAIIQGVHNVSVPIIGFGGEVAASLTVPFVRRLIKSGDPDIDACKQVLIDAGREISKKIGAGAAV; encoded by the coding sequence GTGTCGGAGAAGGTCAAGGACAACAAGGAAAGCGGCGAAGCCGACCCGAACCTGAAATACAGCGCGCCGGCTTTGTCGAAGGGGCTCGACATTCTGGAGCTTCTGGCCGAGCAGTCGCAGGGCCTGAAGAAGGCGGAAATCGCACAAGCGCTCAACCGCTCGATCAGCGAGATCTACCGCATGCTGGCCGTTCTCCAGAGCCGTGGCTACGTGATGCTGGACACTGCCAGCGAGCGCTATTCCCTGACCATGCGCATGTTCGAGCTGTCCCATCGCTTTCCGCCGACGAAACGCCTGACGGCCGTGGCCGGAGAAATCATGGAAGAAACCGCGATCAGGCTGAACCAGTCCGTGCACCTGGCGATCCTCAACGGCAGCGAGATTCTTGTCATCGCACAGGTCGATCCGCCGGGAAACAACATCACATCCGTGCGCCTTGGTGCGCGTGTCCCGATGGTGTTCACCTCGTCGGGCGCCTGCCTGAGCTATCAGATGACCCGCGAAAAACGGGCACAGTTGTGCTCGAAAAATCCGAACTTCACCCAGGAGGCCCTGGAAGTCTTTGAAGACACGGTGCGGCAGGCCACCGAGACGGGCGTTTGCCAGAGCCCGTCAGCGATCATTCAGGGGGTCCACAACGTCTCCGTTCCCATAATCGGATTTGGCGGAGAGGTCGCCGCCTCGCTGACGGTGCCTTTTGTCAGGCGGCTCATAAAATCCGGCGATCCGGATATCGACGCGTGCAAGCAGGTGCTGATTGATGCCGGCAGGGAGATTTCGAAAAAGATCGGCGCGGGCGCGGCCGTTTGA
- a CDS encoding sugar ABC transporter permease → MSRFRPPPWFVLLLPAIIILSAVVLIPLLLSLYSSFTPYRLTRPETLYKWIGTYNYEKAIESAHFWAAFGRTILLLTIALNLEMLMGLGLALLVNKVTYGQRTLRTIMMFPMMFSPILVGFQFKFIFNDNVGLVNNALQSLGLSNVAIPWLVDGQLAFFSILVAEMWSSTSVFAILILAGLFAVPRDPIEAAKVDGCTPWQSFRHITLPYIMPFIYIALAIRSLDVARAYDIVQIMTNGGPARRTELLWTLIGRTGYVDAKMGYANAMGYISIFLAIFFTIYFFRKLNAARSELGMAG, encoded by the coding sequence ATGTCACGCTTCCGGCCACCGCCCTGGTTCGTTCTGCTGCTGCCCGCGATCATCATCCTGTCGGCAGTGGTCCTGATCCCGCTGCTGCTGTCGCTCTACTCCAGTTTCACGCCCTACCGGCTGACGCGTCCGGAGACGCTGTACAAGTGGATCGGCACCTACAACTACGAAAAGGCGATCGAGAGCGCGCATTTCTGGGCCGCTTTCGGAAGAACAATTCTGCTTCTGACCATTGCCCTCAACCTTGAAATGCTGATGGGTCTCGGTCTGGCATTGCTGGTCAACAAGGTCACCTATGGCCAGCGGACGCTGCGCACGATCATGATGTTCCCGATGATGTTCTCGCCGATCCTTGTCGGGTTCCAGTTCAAGTTCATTTTCAACGACAATGTCGGTCTGGTGAACAACGCCCTGCAGTCGCTCGGGCTCTCCAACGTCGCGATCCCCTGGCTGGTCGACGGGCAACTTGCCTTCTTCTCGATCCTGGTTGCCGAAATGTGGTCGTCGACGTCTGTCTTCGCGATCCTGATCCTGGCGGGCCTGTTTGCGGTGCCACGGGATCCGATCGAGGCGGCGAAAGTCGACGGCTGCACGCCCTGGCAGAGCTTCCGGCACATAACGCTGCCCTACATCATGCCGTTCATCTACATCGCGCTGGCGATCCGGTCACTCGATGTCGCACGCGCCTACGATATCGTGCAGATCATGACGAATGGCGGGCCTGCGCGCAGGACCGAGCTGCTTTGGACCCTGATCGGCAGGACCGGCTATGTCGATGCCAAGATGGGCTACGCGAATGCCATGGGCTACATCTCCATCTTCCTCGCGATCTTCTTCACCATCTACTTCTTCCGCAAGCTGAATGCCGCGCGGAGCGAACTTGGCATGGCGGGCTGA
- the ugpC gene encoding sn-glycerol-3-phosphate ABC transporter ATP-binding protein UgpC: MAKVNLRKVVKKYGALQVVHGIDLDIDDNEFVVLVGPSGCGKSTTLRMIAGLEAISDGEISIGERVVNDLPPRNRNISMVFQNYALYPHMTVRENLGFSLKIAKQPQEEIDRAVDAAAQILSLSDYMDRKPGALSGGQRQRVAMGRAIVRHPDVFLFDEPLSNLDAKLRTQMRTEIKKLHQKVQSTIVYVTHDQVEAMTLADRIVIMRDGHIEQVGTPLDVFETPANTFVATFIGSPPMNLLGGVIKDGGIAIEGGPQIAVPDPFTGKVSNGQEVILGFRSDNLMPEGHTMPMQGGFTEFDMKVDLSEPLGTETLLFGSLAGKEVQAKMLNPRPVANGEELRFQLDLTRCHLFDANSQQSLR; this comes from the coding sequence ATGGCGAAAGTAAACCTGCGGAAGGTTGTCAAGAAATACGGCGCGTTGCAGGTCGTTCACGGCATTGACCTGGACATTGACGATAACGAGTTCGTCGTTCTGGTCGGGCCGTCGGGATGCGGCAAATCGACGACGCTGCGGATGATCGCGGGCCTGGAAGCCATCTCGGACGGCGAGATTTCCATCGGGGAGCGGGTGGTGAACGATCTGCCGCCGCGCAACCGCAACATCTCGATGGTGTTTCAGAACTATGCCCTTTATCCGCACATGACCGTGCGCGAAAACCTCGGCTTCTCGCTCAAGATCGCGAAGCAGCCGCAGGAAGAGATCGACCGGGCCGTCGATGCGGCGGCGCAGATCCTGAGCCTGTCGGACTACATGGACCGGAAACCGGGAGCGCTGTCCGGCGGCCAGCGTCAAAGGGTGGCGATGGGACGTGCCATCGTGCGGCATCCCGACGTGTTTCTGTTCGACGAACCGTTGTCGAACCTCGACGCGAAGCTGCGCACACAAATGCGCACCGAGATCAAGAAGCTGCACCAAAAGGTCCAATCGACAATCGTCTATGTCACGCATGACCAGGTGGAAGCGATGACGCTGGCCGACCGGATCGTGATCATGCGCGATGGCCATATCGAACAGGTCGGAACGCCCCTCGACGTATTCGAGACACCTGCGAACACCTTTGTCGCGACGTTCATCGGGTCTCCGCCGATGAACCTCCTTGGCGGGGTGATCAAGGACGGCGGGATCGCCATCGAAGGCGGTCCGCAGATTGCCGTGCCTGACCCTTTCACCGGCAAGGTCTCGAACGGCCAGGAGGTGATTCTCGGGTTCCGTTCGGACAATCTGATGCCGGAGGGGCATACAATGCCGATGCAAGGCGGCTTTACCGAGTTCGACATGAAGGTGGATCTTTCCGAGCCGCTCGGCACGGAAACGCTCCTGTTCGGATCGCTCGCCGGAAAGGAAGTTCAGGCGAAGATGCTGAACCCGCGCCCGGTGGCGAACGGAGAAGAACTGCGCTTTCAACTGGACCTGACACGCTGTCACCTGTTTGACGCGAATAGCCAGCAGTCGCTGAGGTAA
- a CDS encoding L-rhamnose mutarotase, with product MQRMGMMIGLEQEKVAEYKRLHADVWPGVLKMISDCNIRNYSIFLKEPENTLFGYWEYHGEDFAADAAKMAADPETQRWWDVCMPCQKPLETRKDGEWWAMMEEVFHLD from the coding sequence ATGCAGAGAATGGGAATGATGATCGGCCTGGAGCAGGAAAAGGTCGCTGAATACAAGCGCCTGCACGCAGATGTCTGGCCCGGTGTCCTGAAGATGATCTCGGATTGCAATATCCGCAACTACTCGATCTTCCTGAAAGAACCCGAAAACACTCTCTTCGGCTATTGGGAATATCACGGCGAGGACTTTGCGGCCGACGCGGCGAAAATGGCCGCCGATCCGGAAACGCAACGCTGGTGGGATGTCTGCATGCCCTGCCAGAAACCGCTGGAAACCCGGAAGGACGGGGAATGGTGGGCCATGATGGAAGAGGTCTTTCACCTGGATTAG